The Cognaticolwellia beringensis genome segment CCTTTATCTTACCCTCGAACAACTCTTCCTCAGTAAGATTAGGTACTTTTGAGACTTTCTTTAATTGAACGCTGTTCGACTTGATTTTCGACTTCAAGTTCCAGATTTCTTTCGCCTTAGCGATTTCTTGGTTTGAAACTTCATCACAGGAAAGCCAGAGCTCCCAAAACCAAGAACTTATCGCAGGGTATTCATCACTGTTTGGGAGGATGTATACCGCGGACTCTACCCAACTTTTCCCATCATCCAAGCTCAATCCGTTAGCTGAGTAGTTTGCGGACCCAACGATAGCACCGTTTTCGGTTATAGTAACTTTTGAGTGCAGTAGACTTGAATGCCGAATTTCTATGTTTGGTTTGCTACGAAGTTTTTGTATTACTTCAGGGTTTGTACCGCCCGATAACAGGTTACATACAATTTTAACCCTGGAACATGTACTTAGAAAGTCGACTGCGCCTTCGCCCCAGAACGCTACAGCAATACACACTGGTCGTTCAGAGCTCTGTTGTTCAAACAATTCTGTTGTTTTTTCTGCAATCATACTACCACTTGATAAGAACATAGCCACCTCATATATCCGAGCAAAACGCCCCACTAACAGGCAAATAATTGTTGGCTAAAATGTTAAGCGAAACGAAACCGAGCCAACTGTTTTAGTTCCGTTTAAATGCCAATCAGTTTAAACCCGTCACTTTTAAACTCGTGACCAGATAAACAACCTATATGTTTACCTGATATTAACCATACTTCTTTAAAGTTATCAGTTAAATCTAAAAGGTTTTCTTTTAATACTTCATGTTCAACCTGCATAGCCATCATATTTAGATAAAGTAGGACTATAAGACCTTTAGAGTCAGCATAATGTTTTTCAACTTTTTTACCTAACACATCACGTATTCTAGTTAGACCATAAGAACTTGTGTAACCATCGCCTTCTAGCAATTTTGCAGAAATTTGTTCAGGGCCTTCTTGCTTATATTCCAAGCCTCTTTTTCTGCCTGAGTCCATTACCTCTACAAGTTGAATTAGTTCAATGCGAGAATTAACATGTAGTTTGAAGTCATATTCTCTTTGTTCATCAATTTCTTCAATTTCAATTAAACACTTTTCAACATGGTTACAATACCCAACTCCAAACTTGGCAGCGCACCAGGCTTCAAGCTTTCTGCTGTGGAGTCTTTTATTAAAGAGTTCTACCTTGGGAATTGCTTCGTGCTCTAATTCTGTTTGTATTAAAAGTTTTGATGGTTCGAAAATACTCATAACTATCCGTGTTGGCTAACGAGACTGTAGAATTTCTCTTTTTGAACAAAACAGCCTCAATATTTATTAAAAATTAAGCCTCAAATTGCATTGCTACGTGAAATCTGAGGCAATATCCCACTAAAAAGTGACTTTTATAGGCGGTATGAACATAAAAATTATCCGTCATTTTATATTTTGGAGAAATTCTACAGCCTCAACGCCCATTTAAGGGGCTGATTAATAGTTTGCTAAAATGTGCAGCGAAGCGGAACCTTGTAAACTGTTTTAGTTCCGTTTAAACGCTTTGTTATAGGGCTAATGGGTATTCCCACTGGTTACACTTTGTGAGTTCAACAAACTGGTCACTTGGGTATTTAATTACCTCAAGTATATTCGTTGGCTCGATATTTAAAGTACTAAAACCTTCATGATCAATGCTATTTTCAAGTTGATGCCCCTTATTTTTCAGGAACACTCTTATCATGCATGAATCTGGGTAGTAGCTATTATTTAATGACGATATATCCACTTTAGCTTTAACAATGCAAGGAATGCCAATACTCAATAAAACATCGCTTAAATCGCCTCCAATATCATGAGAGTTATATAAAGCTTCGCCTCCCCAATATCGTAAGAATCCCTCGATTCCTGTTCGACCAGCTAAAAATGGCTTAAAAAAACAAAACCATATCATATTTTTCCTGTAGCGATCATCAGCTTTATTATTACTTATCAAAGATTCCGAAACAGTT includes the following:
- a CDS encoding phospholipase D family protein, translated to MIAEKTTELFEQQSSERPVCIAVAFWGEGAVDFLSTCSRVKIVCNLLSGGTNPEVIQKLRSKPNIEIRHSSLLHSKVTITENGAIVGSANYSANGLSLDDGKSWVESAVYILPNSDEYPAISSWFWELWLSCDEVSNQEIAKAKEIWNLKSKIKSNSVQLKKVSKVPNLTEEELFEGKIKGENGIRMASSQILHEFNKLEKPDKYNIRIPAYVSYLLWTYSGNEMETNISEMPKFFDPQQVLDRADTKTGNDLEKINLFLQHLSISKTVTSSVRYWARKYQEKA